Proteins encoded in a region of the Mucilaginibacter sabulilitoris genome:
- a CDS encoding helix-turn-helix domain-containing protein: protein MNWLKWIVVSLLILFAGLFLFIKYGVSYKLVDYPNLFAVVGAVLTGYVFFIGFCGLQQDAVFNNDISLQEYLNEEDIKVANYKNSGLNEEKADQIFIRLKFHMDGAKPFLKEDLSLTMLAGELGITSNQLSQVINQRAQSNFFNFINGYRVEAVKDKFKDPAMAYYSILGIAYDSGFRSKSSFNKIFKETTGQTPLQYRKAISS from the coding sequence TTGAACTGGCTAAAATGGATTGTTGTTTCGCTGCTTATTCTTTTCGCCGGGCTGTTTCTATTTATTAAATATGGGGTTAGCTATAAACTTGTTGACTATCCCAATCTTTTTGCAGTTGTTGGGGCCGTCCTTACTGGCTATGTTTTTTTTATTGGCTTCTGCGGTCTACAGCAGGATGCAGTATTTAACAATGATATATCACTTCAAGAATATCTTAATGAAGAAGACATCAAAGTAGCAAACTATAAAAATTCGGGGCTGAACGAGGAAAAAGCAGATCAAATTTTTATTCGGTTAAAATTCCACATGGATGGAGCTAAACCTTTTTTAAAAGAAGATTTGAGCCTGACTATGCTTGCAGGTGAATTGGGAATTACCTCAAATCAGCTTTCGCAAGTTATCAATCAAAGGGCCCAATCAAATTTTTTTAATTTCATAAATGGCTACCGGGTAGAAGCTGTTAAAGATAAATTTAAAGACCCTGCTATGGCGTATTATTCGATATTGGGCATTGCGTATGATTCGGGCTTTCGTTCAAAGTCTTCGTTCAATAAAATTTTTAAAGAAACTACGGGTCAAACACCTTTGCAATACCGGAAGGCTATTAGCTCATAA
- a CDS encoding DUF2306 domain-containing protein: MESFTVIHKINIAVHVAAGSLALIVGLVALIVNKGKKLHRLTGRLFLMLMSVVILTGLIGVFVFGRNTFLLVITVLSGYLAFSGYRVIKAKSNVPKVIDIGICLLSLISVSYFLYYFKSIGMIWSPVIIYSTVGYLFLMIVYDCGRYFIPAKTYANLWIYEHILKMVSAFSGLLSAFSGTVFPQYQPYSQFIPSILGTLTAICFMIHVSNRKKYVDVKLKRIG, from the coding sequence ATGGAAAGTTTTACAGTCATTCACAAAATTAATATTGCGGTGCACGTCGCAGCAGGCTCATTAGCATTAATAGTTGGTTTAGTGGCTCTTATTGTCAATAAGGGAAAAAAGCTGCACCGGCTAACCGGGCGATTATTCCTGATGCTGATGTCTGTCGTTATCTTAACCGGATTAATTGGAGTGTTTGTGTTCGGAAGAAATACTTTTTTGCTCGTTATAACCGTATTGAGTGGTTATTTGGCATTTTCCGGATACCGGGTCATAAAAGCAAAGTCAAATGTTCCTAAAGTTATCGACATAGGTATATGTCTGCTATCCTTAATATCCGTATCATATTTCCTTTATTATTTTAAATCTATTGGGATGATCTGGTCTCCGGTAATTATTTATAGCACGGTTGGCTATTTATTTTTGATGATCGTGTATGACTGTGGCAGATACTTTATACCAGCCAAAACATACGCTAACCTTTGGATATATGAACATATTTTAAAAATGGTGAGTGCTTTCAGCGGTTTATTATCTGCTTTTTCAGGAACAGTTTTTCCTCAATATCAGCCTTATAGCCAGTTTATCCCATCCATTTTAGGGACATTGACCGCAATTTGCTTCATGATACATGTCTCCAACAGAAAAAAATATGTTGATGTTAAATTAAAAAGGATTGGATAA
- a CDS encoding ABC transporter permease: protein MKLKGRILELAVKKLAGEATVEELQELDNFLNNDTDAFSVLRVLLAKWKTNEQVSKEDTDHNFAKLMVRIKSVESHQITQGAASNYNWQNKRKLITYPENGTIMIKNYLRSAFRNIKRHPFISFINIFGLTVGLTCCLLILSYIINERSYDKFNANAKDIRRVTRIFYAGKNVESLHLSAIAPPFGPLLQSAFPDIKKTTRVLPIRTTAFHYNGKLFNEQNSVFAEDNFFDFFTVPVVKGAPNNALKEPYSIMLSEAMAHKYFGDTDPIGKSLLLDNVFLGKINHDFKVTGVFKAFPPNSHMHPDILMSFSTLKDPAMYGANNLANDFGGNAFFTYLLFPKDYNTDRIESQLPDFLDKYVHLGGAASNAKTHDGTKLTFQKLADIHLHSHLDDEFEVNGDIKRVYIFSAIALFILLIACINYMNLSTARSVLRAKEIGIRKVIGAQRKEIISQFLSESVMITWFALALAMAATTFLLPMINHLANTHLAFNSLLQWQILVPVLLLSFIIGIVSGIYPAIFMSSFLPVKVLKGIIKTSSGGVSFRKVLVVVQFSISIILIIATTVVYRQLQYIQKADLGFNKDAVLTIGYVGQLHAQYDAFKAELLKNTAIKDVGRSSRIPSDRLLDYQGGSVLVDGVMKPIQGDLKSLSTDYSFIPTYGMKMVAGRNFSKAFSTDTNNFIVNEAAVRSLGWKIPQNAIGKDIKYGDVSGKVIGIVKDFHFESLHQTITPLLFRLPSNNNYHVMSIKVNSRNIQTAVSSLQATWHKYLPETPFDFTFLDDKFRQLYNSEQQQGNLFTIFSCIAICIACLGLFGLSAFTITQRVKEIGVRKVLGASVRQIVLELSKDFLRLVLISAVIAIPIARWSMHEWLADFAFHTDMNWWIFVAAGIIALVIAFVTISFQSIKAALANPVKSLRSE, encoded by the coding sequence ATGAAACTTAAAGGTAGGATATTGGAACTGGCAGTTAAAAAATTAGCCGGGGAAGCTACTGTTGAAGAATTACAGGAACTGGATAATTTCTTGAACAATGATACTGATGCGTTTTCGGTATTACGGGTATTGCTGGCAAAATGGAAAACCAACGAACAAGTGTCCAAAGAGGATACTGATCACAACTTTGCAAAACTAATGGTGCGGATTAAATCCGTTGAATCCCATCAAATCACACAGGGTGCTGCCTCAAACTATAACTGGCAAAACAAAAGAAAATTAATCACTTACCCTGAAAATGGAACGATCATGATAAAAAACTATTTGAGGAGTGCGTTTCGTAACATCAAAAGGCACCCGTTTATTTCATTTATCAACATATTTGGTTTAACCGTAGGGTTAACCTGCTGCTTGCTTATTTTAAGCTATATTATTAACGAGCGCAGCTATGATAAATTTAACGCCAATGCGAAGGATATCCGCCGGGTGACGCGCATTTTTTATGCTGGCAAAAATGTGGAGAGCCTACATTTAAGCGCGATTGCGCCGCCGTTTGGGCCTTTACTGCAAAGCGCATTTCCGGATATTAAAAAAACAACACGGGTTTTGCCTATCCGCACCACGGCCTTTCACTATAATGGCAAGCTGTTTAACGAACAGAACAGCGTCTTTGCCGAAGATAATTTCTTCGACTTTTTCACAGTACCTGTGGTTAAGGGCGCCCCAAATAATGCGCTGAAAGAGCCTTACAGCATTATGCTGAGCGAAGCCATGGCGCATAAGTATTTCGGCGATACCGACCCGATCGGCAAAAGCCTGTTGCTGGATAACGTTTTCCTGGGTAAGATCAATCACGACTTTAAAGTTACCGGTGTGTTCAAAGCTTTTCCTCCCAACTCGCACATGCACCCCGACATACTGATGTCGTTCAGCACCCTAAAAGATCCGGCAATGTATGGCGCGAACAATTTAGCGAACGACTTTGGCGGTAATGCCTTTTTTACCTACCTGCTTTTCCCCAAGGACTATAATACCGACAGGATTGAAAGCCAATTGCCTGATTTCCTAGATAAATACGTACACCTTGGCGGCGCGGCCAGCAACGCTAAAACACACGATGGCACCAAACTTACTTTTCAGAAGCTCGCCGACATACACCTGCACTCACACCTGGATGATGAGTTTGAAGTGAACGGCGATATCAAAAGGGTATACATATTTTCGGCTATCGCATTGTTTATTTTGCTGATAGCCTGCATCAACTACATGAACCTATCCACCGCACGTTCGGTATTGAGGGCAAAGGAAATTGGTATCCGCAAGGTTATCGGCGCACAGCGAAAGGAGATCATTAGCCAATTTTTAAGCGAATCGGTAATGATCACCTGGTTTGCGCTTGCGCTGGCCATGGCGGCAACGACATTTCTACTGCCAATGATAAACCATTTGGCAAACACCCATCTCGCGTTTAACAGCCTGCTGCAATGGCAAATTTTAGTGCCCGTTTTGTTGCTGTCGTTTATAATAGGCATCGTCAGTGGTATTTACCCGGCCATTTTTATGTCATCGTTTTTACCGGTGAAGGTTTTGAAAGGCATCATAAAAACCAGCTCAGGCGGGGTCTCGTTCCGCAAGGTGCTGGTTGTTGTGCAGTTTTCTATTTCGATTATCCTCATAATAGCCACAACCGTGGTGTACCGCCAGCTGCAATATATACAAAAAGCCGATTTAGGTTTCAATAAGGACGCAGTTCTAACGATAGGGTATGTTGGACAGCTACATGCTCAATATGATGCATTTAAAGCAGAGTTGCTGAAAAACACCGCGATAAAAGATGTTGGCCGCTCATCCCGTATTCCATCAGACCGCCTGCTCGACTATCAAGGCGGGTCGGTTTTGGTAGATGGCGTAATGAAACCCATTCAAGGCGATCTGAAATCCCTCAGTACCGATTACAGCTTTATCCCGACTTATGGCATGAAAATGGTCGCCGGACGCAATTTCTCGAAAGCGTTTTCAACTGATACCAATAACTTTATTGTGAACGAGGCGGCGGTACGGTCGCTGGGCTGGAAAATCCCGCAAAACGCTATCGGTAAAGATATTAAGTATGGAGATGTTAGCGGCAAAGTTATCGGCATTGTTAAGGATTTTCACTTCGAGTCGTTGCATCAGACAATTACTCCGCTGTTATTTCGATTGCCATCGAACAACAATTATCATGTAATGTCGATAAAAGTAAATAGTCGCAATATCCAAACCGCAGTAAGTTCGCTACAGGCCACCTGGCATAAATATCTTCCTGAAACTCCTTTTGATTTTACCTTTTTGGATGATAAATTCCGTCAACTATACAACAGCGAACAACAGCAGGGTAACCTTTTTACCATATTCTCGTGTATCGCTATATGTATAGCATGTTTGGGACTATTCGGATTGTCGGCGTTTACCATTACCCAGCGGGTTAAGGAAATTGGCGTACGAAAGGTACTGGGAGCAAGTGTGCGGCAAATTGTACTTGAGTTATCAAAGGATTTCCTGCGGTTAGTTTTGATATCAGCTGTAATAGCCATCCCGATAGCCAGATGGTCGATGCATGAATGGCTGGCTGATTTTGCTTTCCATACCGATATGAACTGGTGGATATTTGTGGCAGCCGGCATTATAGCGCTGGTAATAGCGTTTGTAACTATCAGTTTTCAATCTATTAAAGCAGCATTGGCTAATCCGGTAAAGAGCCTACGAAGCGAATAA
- a CDS encoding SDR family oxidoreductase has protein sequence MKIVVIGGSGLIGTQLVDRLSKLGHEVIAASPATGVNTLTGEGLLEALNRTDVVVDVANSPSFEDKAVMNFFEVSGRNLFQVEKKCKIKHHVALSVVGTDRLQESGYLRAKQTQENLIKDSGILYSIVHSTQFFEFLGGIAATATEGGVVRLSSAKIQPIASSDVAAMMADVIVGSPLNDIIEIAGPDQFSLAEIVQLYLQKNNDPRKVTVDNHARYYGAELTDQMLLPGGNARIGKINFDTWYVNQPKKP, from the coding sequence ATGAAAATAGTAGTAATAGGCGGAAGCGGGCTCATCGGAACGCAGCTCGTAGACAGGCTAAGTAAGCTTGGTCACGAAGTTATAGCTGCATCACCCGCGACAGGTGTAAATACATTGACCGGGGAGGGGCTTTTGGAGGCTCTTAATAGAACAGATGTTGTAGTTGACGTGGCCAACTCGCCTTCATTTGAGGATAAGGCAGTGATGAACTTCTTTGAAGTTTCAGGTCGCAATCTTTTCCAGGTGGAAAAAAAATGCAAAATTAAACACCATGTTGCCCTTTCTGTTGTTGGTACTGACCGCTTACAAGAAAGTGGCTACCTCCGGGCAAAGCAAACGCAAGAGAATTTAATTAAAGATTCAGGTATTCTCTATTCAATTGTTCACTCCACGCAATTTTTTGAATTTCTTGGAGGCATCGCGGCTACTGCTACTGAAGGAGGTGTCGTTCGGCTCTCATCTGCTAAAATCCAGCCCATTGCGTCCTCAGATGTGGCAGCTATGATGGCCGACGTTATTGTTGGATCACCACTTAATGACATAATAGAAATAGCGGGCCCTGATCAGTTTAGCCTTGCAGAAATCGTTCAGCTCTATTTGCAAAAGAACAACGATCCCAGAAAGGTAACAGTAGATAATCATGCACGTTATTATGGGGCAGAACTGACCGATCAAATGCTTCTTCCTGGGGGAAACGCACGAATAGGTAAGATCAATTTTGATACCTGGTACGTTAATCAACCCAAAAAGCCTTAA
- a CDS encoding YciI family protein, which yields MKEFLFIFRRDFKAKEIQPAEYELEKNVKHWKDWLDLLTEKGLLAQKHKSWDAEGSVMKPGESVTNGPYAEIKHSIGGMVVIKAENYDQAGEIAKGCPIFELGGSVEIRMGL from the coding sequence ATGAAGGAGTTCTTATTTATATTTCGTCGGGATTTCAAGGCCAAAGAAATTCAGCCAGCAGAGTACGAATTAGAAAAAAACGTAAAACATTGGAAAGACTGGCTTGATTTATTGACAGAAAAAGGGTTGCTGGCACAAAAGCACAAGAGCTGGGACGCGGAAGGTAGCGTAATGAAACCAGGTGAAAGCGTCACTAACGGGCCTTATGCAGAAATCAAACACTCTATAGGAGGTATGGTTGTTATAAAGGCGGAAAACTATGACCAGGCCGGGGAAATTGCAAAAGGCTGCCCAATCTTTGAATTAGGTGGATCAGTTGAAATTCGAATGGGCTTGTAG
- the ligD gene encoding non-homologous end-joining DNA ligase, translating into MRIDKSAQEATTGNGPANTMKHIAKTASPAIADSSPVGMPIPKDSKETADINFDGHKLTFTHLNKFFWPYEGITKRDMVNFYFRIADFILPYLKDRPMSLNRFPEGIMGPHFYQKDVTGKAPEWARMLTHDTIGGKRLQYFVGSDMESLLWMAGQGCVEMNPWFSRINSQDRPDYCVIDLDPDDRNTLDQVMQVAQTIKKVLDALDVPSFPKMSGSTGIHIFVPLGAKYFFDQSQMFARIIAKQVQKELPDITTLERVTSSRHGKIYLDFLQNREEATIVAPYSLRPKPGATVSMPVHWDELKPGLKMRDFTILNSIDRLKETGDLFKGVLGHGINLGVVIKKAQRTFG; encoded by the coding sequence ATGCGAATCGATAAAAGCGCACAGGAAGCAACAACAGGTAACGGCCCGGCTAACACGATGAAGCATATTGCAAAGACGGCATCGCCCGCTATTGCAGATAGTTCACCAGTGGGAATGCCAATACCCAAGGATAGCAAAGAGACAGCCGATATAAATTTTGACGGCCATAAGTTAACCTTTACGCATCTAAATAAATTTTTTTGGCCTTATGAAGGTATAACCAAGCGCGATATGGTTAATTTTTATTTCCGAATCGCTGATTTCATTTTGCCTTATCTAAAAGACAGGCCAATGTCTCTAAACCGTTTCCCTGAGGGTATAATGGGGCCACATTTTTATCAAAAAGATGTAACAGGCAAGGCCCCGGAGTGGGCCAGAATGTTGACACACGATACCATTGGAGGGAAGAGACTGCAATACTTTGTGGGAAGCGATATGGAGAGCCTGCTGTGGATGGCCGGACAAGGCTGCGTTGAGATGAATCCCTGGTTTAGCCGGATAAATTCACAGGATCGCCCTGATTATTGTGTAATTGATCTTGATCCGGATGATAGAAATACTTTAGACCAGGTAATGCAGGTCGCACAAACAATAAAGAAGGTGCTTGATGCGCTGGACGTGCCGTCGTTTCCAAAAATGTCAGGTTCTACGGGAATTCATATTTTTGTACCGCTCGGCGCCAAATATTTTTTCGATCAATCCCAAATGTTTGCCAGGATAATAGCAAAGCAGGTTCAAAAGGAACTGCCGGATATTACTACGCTGGAAAGAGTGACAAGTTCGCGCCACGGAAAAATTTATCTTGACTTTTTGCAAAATCGGGAAGAGGCGACAATAGTCGCGCCGTATTCGCTAAGGCCAAAACCGGGTGCTACAGTTTCTATGCCAGTACATTGGGATGAGTTAAAACCAGGCTTAAAAATGCGCGACTTTACTATTCTCAATTCTATCGACCGGCTGAAGGAAACCGGAGATCTGTTCAAAGGTGTTTTGGGGCACGGAATAAATTTAGGTGTGGTCATCAAAAAGGCCCAACGAACCTTTGGGTAA
- a CDS encoding carboxymuconolactone decarboxylase family protein: METRINAYIKGPNAMKTLFNIGNYLKTSSVEKRLLELVDFRISQINGCAYCLDMHSKDARADGETEQRLYGLSAWRETPYYTNRERAALAWAEAVTRCEVPDAVYEKVKPLFTDAELVDLTLAVTAINSWNRFNLAFPTEPGTYKVGQFG, encoded by the coding sequence ATGGAAACAAGAATCAACGCCTATATCAAAGGGCCAAATGCGATGAAAACGCTTTTTAACATTGGAAATTATCTTAAGACATCATCTGTTGAAAAACGGCTGCTTGAGCTGGTAGATTTTAGAATATCTCAAATTAACGGCTGTGCATATTGTTTAGATATGCATTCTAAAGATGCTCGTGCCGATGGTGAAACTGAGCAGCGGCTATATGGACTTAGTGCATGGCGTGAAACTCCATACTACACCAACCGTGAGCGTGCTGCACTGGCCTGGGCGGAGGCAGTTACTAGGTGTGAGGTTCCCGACGCGGTTTACGAAAAGGTTAAACCGTTATTCACCGATGCAGAGTTGGTTGACTTGACACTTGCAGTTACAGCGATCAATTCATGGAATCGCTTCAACCTTGCTTTCCCTACCGAACCGGGAACGTACAAAGTCGGCCAGTTCGGTTGA
- a CDS encoding YciI family protein: MKSNEFLLVFWKGHKTNELQPSAVMLKRHLKYWHEWVISLAVNDLLASQLRRWDTGGRVLKPDRSIIEGPFKENNELIAGLITIYANDYQEANEIALGCPILDLGGTVEIRMAVSNSLNVISNY; the protein is encoded by the coding sequence ATGAAATCAAACGAATTTTTACTGGTCTTTTGGAAAGGCCACAAAACAAACGAGCTACAGCCATCAGCCGTGATGCTGAAAAGGCATTTAAAGTATTGGCATGAATGGGTTATCAGCCTTGCTGTTAATGATCTGCTTGCAAGTCAGCTTAGGCGATGGGATACAGGCGGGCGGGTTTTGAAACCTGATCGCAGCATAATAGAAGGGCCTTTTAAAGAAAATAATGAATTAATCGCGGGCCTGATCACCATTTACGCGAACGATTACCAGGAGGCCAACGAAATCGCACTCGGATGCCCGATTCTCGACTTAGGAGGAACTGTAGAGATCCGGATGGCGGTAAGTAATTCCCTAAACGTCATAAGTAATTACTAA
- a CDS encoding cupin domain-containing protein — protein MKNYKIKKSAIAFLTLCIAFILSAKAQESDKSPVTGAPPRLILKQLIQTSGLKEQEVKVVIVEFAPGETSTAHRHPIPTFGYVLEGELESTFDGKVYHYKTGEAFYERPNGLHSGTRNMSKDKPAKLVAFFVGDKGKPFLVPEKE, from the coding sequence ATGAAAAATTACAAAATCAAAAAGTCAGCGATCGCATTTTTAACACTTTGTATTGCCTTTATATTAAGCGCAAAAGCACAAGAGTCTGATAAATCACCTGTTACCGGTGCGCCTCCGCGTCTTATTCTTAAACAACTTATCCAAACTTCTGGTCTTAAGGAGCAGGAGGTAAAAGTGGTTATTGTGGAGTTTGCACCGGGGGAGACTTCCACAGCGCACCGGCATCCCATTCCGACTTTTGGCTATGTTCTTGAAGGTGAATTAGAGTCGACGTTCGATGGCAAAGTCTATCACTATAAAACAGGTGAGGCCTTTTATGAAAGGCCAAACGGCCTGCACTCCGGAACAAGGAATATGAGTAAAGACAAGCCCGCTAAACTGGTTGCCTTTTTTGTTGGCGATAAAGGAAAACCCTTCCTGGTACCTGAAAAGGAATAA
- a CDS encoding sigma-54 interaction domain-containing protein, which translates to METYRPTLKPVPHEYNGLNPNKEEPFVRRLHISSEMNLEVENESVKPVYNFPGMIGNCTEMQRVYSLMSIVAPSNSTVLLLGETGTGKEVVARSIHNLSTRKVKQMITINCGALPANLVESELFGHERGSFTGATERRLGKFEQANGGTLFLDEIGELGLDLQVKLLRALQEKEIERVGGKGTIKVNVRIIAATNKSLEKEMAEGRFRSDLYYRLNIFPISLPPLRERKNDIPLLTMHFVKRYSRECGRNINSVCSRVLQSLLNYPWPGNIRELEHLIERSVLLAESNMIKHVLLPLPTDAGCNHDEEIQSIHKTIDQNERDHIYKVLKYCDGRIAGFNGAAYILGVPATTLHSKMKRLGIRKDHSIA; encoded by the coding sequence ATGGAAACTTACAGACCAACATTGAAACCGGTACCCCATGAATATAACGGATTAAATCCCAACAAAGAAGAACCATTTGTAAGAAGGCTCCACATCAGCTCCGAAATGAATTTGGAAGTTGAAAATGAATCCGTGAAACCTGTTTATAATTTCCCTGGAATGATCGGCAACTGCACGGAAATGCAAAGAGTGTACTCTTTGATGTCAATAGTGGCACCATCCAATTCAACGGTGTTATTACTTGGCGAAACAGGGACGGGTAAAGAAGTTGTAGCTCGTTCCATACATAATTTATCAACCCGAAAAGTTAAACAAATGATTACAATAAACTGTGGCGCACTGCCTGCTAATCTGGTTGAAAGCGAGCTTTTCGGACATGAACGGGGAAGCTTTACAGGAGCGACAGAACGTAGGTTAGGAAAATTTGAACAGGCTAACGGCGGGACCTTGTTTCTTGATGAGATTGGTGAATTAGGACTGGACTTGCAGGTGAAACTTCTTCGGGCACTCCAGGAAAAAGAAATTGAGCGGGTTGGCGGTAAAGGGACAATTAAAGTCAACGTTAGGATCATCGCAGCCACAAATAAGAGTTTGGAGAAAGAAATGGCTGAGGGCCGGTTTAGAAGCGATTTGTATTATCGCCTGAATATTTTTCCTATTTCTTTACCACCTTTGAGGGAGCGAAAAAATGATATTCCGTTGCTCACGATGCATTTTGTTAAACGCTATAGCCGGGAATGCGGAAGAAACATCAATTCTGTTTGCAGCCGTGTGTTGCAGAGTTTGTTAAATTACCCCTGGCCTGGAAACATTAGAGAACTCGAGCATCTGATTGAACGAAGTGTTTTACTTGCAGAGAGCAACATGATTAAACATGTGCTTCTCCCGTTGCCGACAGACGCCGGCTGTAATCATGATGAAGAAATCCAATCTATTCATAAAACAATAGATCAGAATGAAAGAGATCATATTTACAAAGTTCTAAAGTATTGTGATGGAAGGATCGCGGGTTTTAATGGTGCAGCTTACATTTTAGGAGTTCCCGCCACCACACTGCATTCAAAGATGAAACGTCTGGGCATTAGAAAAGATCACTCCATAGCATGA
- a CDS encoding sigma 54-interacting response regulator, with amino-acid sequence MKKVLIVEDESLVAHHLKLILVGAGYRVSGIAESVISALSIIEEQRPDLVLLDIHLKGELNGIDLARKLTESNIAFVYLTANFQGTLLEEAKSTMPFGFIVKPFREADLLTTLDVAFYRLQNSLEAGRQQEMELSQKLKDLKNSGGNVIQRLLKVAHHLQAHIPFDYLNLIIRGSEGTYRSCIGFLRIGFDEYQVLGNQEFLKITGIATEKLISASELLPIVKKAKFFNADDFDQLCNQNSLSRTIADTYDFESALLFPVLPGNPEIIRYEFYNRKGNTYSQLHVTLLSRLINTLGNLLETDKYISTVDELSQSSNDIPLPVRIKDRIDDFDGIVGQSSSMLSVLDQIAIVSPLNTSVLVLGESGTGKERVAKSIHALSTRKNKPLIVVNCASLPANLVESELFGHEKGSYTGATDRRIGKFEQANGGTIFLDEIGELTIDLQVKLLRVLQEQEIERIGGKGPIKIDVRIIAATNRDLELEMEEGRFRLDLYYRLYVFPIEIPSLRERTDDIPALTEHFITYYSKKYNKPIAGVLPEVLEQMLDYPWPGNVRELEHFIERSILMSKGPVITEAKLQKNATNKGKPNHYSDERTKTIEENERDYIVNVLKKCNGRIRGPGGAAEIMGLPPTTLHSKMKKLGIR; translated from the coding sequence ATGAAGAAAGTATTGATCGTTGAAGACGAATCCCTCGTTGCCCACCATTTAAAGTTGATTTTAGTAGGTGCCGGATATAGGGTTTCTGGCATTGCCGAATCAGTAATCAGTGCACTTTCGATCATCGAAGAACAAAGGCCCGATTTGGTCTTGCTTGATATTCACCTTAAAGGGGAATTAAACGGGATCGACCTGGCCAGGAAACTTACGGAGAGTAATATTGCTTTTGTGTATCTCACGGCAAATTTTCAGGGTACGTTACTCGAAGAGGCTAAATCTACGATGCCGTTCGGCTTTATTGTTAAACCTTTTAGGGAAGCAGATCTTCTTACCACCTTAGATGTGGCATTTTACCGCCTTCAAAATAGTCTGGAAGCAGGTCGCCAGCAGGAAATGGAACTTAGTCAAAAATTAAAAGATCTAAAAAATTCAGGCGGTAATGTCATACAGCGACTACTTAAAGTGGCGCACCATCTCCAGGCACATATTCCTTTTGATTATTTGAACCTGATAATAAGGGGATCAGAAGGAACATATCGCAGCTGTATCGGTTTCTTAAGGATTGGTTTTGACGAGTACCAGGTTTTAGGTAACCAAGAATTTCTGAAAATTACTGGTATTGCAACCGAAAAACTCATTAGCGCATCAGAGTTGTTGCCCATCGTAAAAAAAGCAAAATTCTTTAATGCAGACGATTTTGATCAATTGTGTAATCAAAATTCTCTAAGTAGAACGATTGCTGATACTTACGACTTCGAATCTGCATTGCTTTTCCCGGTTCTGCCCGGTAATCCGGAAATCATCCGTTATGAATTTTATAACCGGAAAGGTAATACTTATTCACAACTGCACGTCACCTTATTAAGTCGCTTAATAAATACCCTTGGTAATTTATTGGAAACTGATAAATATATCTCTACCGTTGATGAACTTAGTCAATCTTCAAATGATATCCCGCTGCCGGTGAGGATTAAAGACCGAATTGATGATTTTGACGGTATTGTTGGGCAAAGTTCTTCCATGTTGTCAGTGTTGGATCAAATCGCTATAGTGTCACCATTAAACACATCTGTCCTTGTCCTTGGAGAAAGCGGTACCGGCAAGGAGAGGGTGGCAAAAAGTATTCACGCATTATCAACTCGTAAAAACAAACCATTAATTGTGGTAAACTGTGCTTCGCTTCCGGCCAATCTAGTAGAAAGCGAGCTTTTTGGACATGAAAAAGGCTCGTATACGGGGGCAACAGATAGAAGAATAGGTAAATTTGAACAGGCTAACGGAGGAACAATTTTTTTGGACGAGATCGGTGAACTAACAATTGATTTGCAGGTAAAGCTGCTTCGTGTTTTACAGGAACAGGAGATTGAACGAATTGGAGGCAAAGGGCCGATCAAGATCGATGTTAGGATAATTGCTGCTACAAATCGGGATTTGGAACTGGAAATGGAAGAAGGGCGATTTCGCCTGGATCTGTACTACCGCCTTTATGTATTTCCCATAGAAATTCCTTCTTTAAGAGAACGGACAGACGATATACCTGCGTTGACAGAACATTTTATCACGTACTATTCTAAGAAATATAATAAACCGATTGCTGGCGTTTTGCCAGAGGTTTTAGAGCAAATGCTCGACTACCCATGGCCGGGCAATGTCAGAGAATTGGAACACTTTATTGAACGTTCAATATTGATGAGCAAAGGGCCTGTGATAACCGAAGCCAAACTTCAGAAAAATGCGACAAATAAAGGGAAACCTAATCATTACAGTGACGAAAGAACCAAAACTATAGAGGAGAACGAAAGGGATTACATCGTCAACGTATTAAAAAAGTGTAACGGCCGCATCAGAGGTCCCGGTGGCGCAGCCGAAATTATGGGATTACCCCCAACCACACTTCACTCAAAAATGAAAAAGCTCGGCATCAGGTAG